Proteins found in one Paenibacillus dendritiformis genomic segment:
- a CDS encoding glycoside hydrolase family 95 protein, with the protein MTDDVTKDGLDRLWYRQPAGQWVEALPIGNGRLGAMQFGGVDSDRLQLNEDSVWYGGPAARENPDAAAYLPVIRQYLLEGKPEEAERIASLALASVPKHFGPYQTLGELKMFFHGEEGEVSGYSRELSLPDGLARVEYTRNGIAYSRELLSSVPDQVIALRLTASAAKRLSLSLYLNRRSFEDGTTVIASDTIAMQGQCGAGGVRYCVALKALADNGEVTAIGDCLSIDAADAVTLYVAAATTFRESNPLQTCLRQVEAAAAKGYQQVRSDHVRDHRALYERVALRLGATSEDSLCRLPTDERLKRVRQGQADPGLFALFFQYGRYLLMGSSRPGTLPANLQGIWNPHMTPPWESDFHLNINLQMNYWPAEAANLAECHEPVFDLLDRLRTNGRHTAAVMYGADGFVAHHATNLWADTAPVSDVVSATFWPMGGAWLALHAWEHYQYGGDETFLRERAYPVMKDAALFLLNYLVENAQGEWVTSPSISPENRYRLPNGQQGTLCMGPSMDTQIMRALFQACLDASAGRTEEDAFRERLQAAMTRLPPHRIGRDGQLLEWAEDVDEVDLGHRHISHLFALFPGGDITPFTAPEAAQAARRTLERRLAHGGGHTGWSRAWIILFWARLEDAEQAYANLEALLQKSVHPNLFGDHPPFQIDANFGGTAAIAEMLLQSHAGTLALLPALPGDWPSGAVRGLRARGGYEVDIAWEAGRLTEARITAARSGMCTLRSAYELEIREVGQEGQEGRAIRLRASVEGQTWNAEGGRSYLIRPAQSDGE; encoded by the coding sequence ATGACGGATGACGTGACGAAGGACGGATTGGATCGGTTGTGGTACCGGCAGCCTGCCGGACAGTGGGTGGAGGCGCTGCCGATAGGGAACGGGCGCCTGGGGGCTATGCAATTCGGCGGGGTGGATTCGGATCGCCTGCAGTTGAATGAAGATTCGGTCTGGTACGGCGGGCCGGCCGCTCGCGAGAACCCGGATGCTGCCGCTTACTTGCCCGTCATCCGGCAGTATCTGCTGGAGGGCAAGCCTGAAGAGGCGGAGCGGATCGCCAGTCTGGCGCTGGCTTCGGTGCCGAAGCATTTTGGTCCTTACCAGACGCTTGGGGAATTGAAGATGTTTTTCCATGGAGAAGAAGGAGAAGTGTCTGGCTACTCGCGGGAGCTATCCTTACCCGATGGACTGGCCCGGGTCGAATACACTCGGAACGGCATCGCCTATTCGCGGGAGCTGCTCAGCAGCGTTCCCGATCAAGTGATCGCGCTTCGGTTGACGGCCTCTGCTGCGAAGCGGTTATCTTTGTCCCTGTATTTGAACCGGCGCTCCTTCGAGGACGGGACGACGGTTATCGCATCGGACACGATCGCGATGCAGGGGCAATGCGGGGCTGGAGGGGTTCGTTACTGCGTTGCATTGAAAGCGCTTGCCGACAATGGTGAAGTGACTGCTATCGGCGATTGCCTATCTATAGACGCTGCCGACGCCGTGACCCTATACGTCGCAGCGGCGACCACTTTCCGCGAATCGAATCCGCTGCAGACTTGCCTGCGCCAGGTGGAAGCGGCCGCTGCGAAAGGCTACCAACAGGTCCGCTCGGATCATGTCCGGGACCACCGCGCTCTGTATGAGCGGGTCGCGCTTCGCCTCGGCGCCACTTCAGAGGATTCCCTGTGCCGGCTTCCGACGGACGAACGGCTGAAGCGGGTGCGGCAAGGGCAGGCTGATCCCGGATTGTTCGCCCTGTTTTTTCAATACGGACGTTATTTGCTGATGGGGAGCTCCCGGCCCGGCACGCTGCCCGCCAATTTGCAAGGAATCTGGAACCCGCATATGACTCCGCCGTGGGAGTCGGATTTTCATCTCAATATTAATCTGCAAATGAATTACTGGCCGGCGGAAGCGGCCAATCTGGCGGAGTGCCATGAACCGGTGTTCGATCTGCTGGATCGGCTGCGGACGAATGGCAGGCATACGGCAGCCGTCATGTACGGCGCTGACGGATTCGTGGCGCATCATGCGACCAACCTGTGGGCGGACACCGCTCCGGTAAGTGATGTCGTGTCTGCCACCTTCTGGCCGATGGGCGGAGCCTGGCTGGCACTGCATGCGTGGGAGCATTATCAGTATGGGGGAGATGAGACGTTTCTGCGGGAGCGGGCTTATCCCGTCATGAAGGATGCGGCGCTCTTCCTGTTGAACTATCTGGTGGAAAATGCGCAAGGGGAATGGGTTACGTCTCCATCGATCTCGCCCGAAAACCGTTATCGTCTGCCGAATGGGCAGCAAGGCACATTATGCATGGGTCCGTCTATGGATACGCAAATCATGCGGGCGCTGTTCCAAGCTTGTCTTGACGCGAGCGCAGGCAGAACGGAGGAAGATGCGTTCCGCGAACGTCTGCAGGCGGCAATGACCCGATTGCCTCCGCATCGGATCGGCCGTGATGGGCAACTGCTGGAATGGGCGGAGGATGTCGATGAGGTGGACCTGGGCCATCGGCATATTTCTCATTTGTTCGCCCTGTTCCCGGGGGGTGACATTACGCCGTTCACCGCGCCGGAAGCAGCGCAAGCGGCGAGGCGGACGCTGGAGAGACGGCTGGCGCATGGCGGCGGACATACGGGATGGAGCCGCGCCTGGATTATTTTGTTCTGGGCCCGGCTGGAGGATGCGGAGCAGGCTTACGCCAATCTGGAGGCTTTGCTGCAGAAGTCTGTGCACCCGAATCTGTTCGGGGACCATCCTCCGTTCCAGATCGATGCCAACTTCGGCGGAACGGCGGCCATCGCCGAGATGCTGCTCCAATCTCACGCGGGCACGCTTGCTCTTCTTCCGGCGCTTCCGGGAGATTGGCCAAGCGGAGCAGTACGCGGACTGCGTGCTCGAGGCGGATACGAGGTCGATATCGCGTGGGAGGCCGGCCGGCTGACGGAAGCCCGAATTACTGCCGCTCGGAGCGGGATGTGCACGCTTCGCTCCGCTTATGAGCTGGAGATCCGCGAGGTGGGGCAGGAAGGACAGGAAGGGCGGGCTATCCGTCTGCGAGCTTCGGTGGAAGGACAGACATGGAACGCGGAAGGCGGGCGCAGCTACCTTATCCGGCCAGCTCAATCGGACGGGGAATAA
- the lysS gene encoding lysine--tRNA ligase: protein MTDVVNQETELSELLQIRRNKLDELRKLGIDPFGAKYSRTHTAQAVLDKYNGMTKEELETEGAVVSLAGRIMAKREMGKASFAHIQDLSGRLQIYVRQDTVPAEKYEAFTMLDLGDIIGVSGKVFKTKTGELSVKVTDLEVLSKSLYPLPEKYHGLKDVELRYRQRYVDLIMNPDVQQTFIARSRIIQSMRRYLDSLGYLEVETPTLHAIAGGAAARPFITHHNALDMTLYMRIAIELHLKRLIVGGLEKVYEIGRVYRNEGISTRHNPEFTMIELYEAYADYEDIMRLTENMIAHIAQEVLGSMKIRYQGHDIDLTPQWRRLSMVDAVKEVTGVDFSVQMTDEEAHALAKEHKVPVENHFTFGHILNAFFEHFVEETLIQPTFITGHPVEISPLAKKNAQDPRFTDRFELFIVAREHANAFTELNDPIDQRQRFEAQLEEREHGNDEAHEMDDDFIRALEYGMPPTGGLGIGVDRLVMLLTDSPSIRDVLLFPHMRDRSNS from the coding sequence ATGACGGATGTCGTCAATCAAGAGACCGAATTAAGCGAATTGCTACAGATTCGCCGCAATAAGTTGGACGAGCTGCGGAAGCTCGGCATTGATCCGTTCGGTGCCAAATATAGCCGCACGCATACAGCCCAGGCTGTATTGGATAAATATAACGGCATGACGAAGGAAGAGCTGGAGACGGAAGGCGCTGTCGTCAGTCTGGCCGGACGCATTATGGCGAAGCGGGAGATGGGCAAGGCAAGCTTCGCCCACATTCAGGATCTGAGCGGCCGCCTGCAGATCTATGTCCGCCAGGATACGGTGCCAGCGGAGAAGTATGAGGCATTCACGATGCTGGACCTTGGCGATATTATCGGCGTGAGCGGCAAAGTGTTCAAGACGAAGACCGGCGAGCTGTCGGTGAAGGTAACGGATCTGGAGGTGCTGTCCAAGTCGCTCTATCCGCTGCCGGAGAAATATCACGGCTTGAAGGACGTGGAGCTGCGCTACCGTCAGCGCTATGTCGATCTCATCATGAATCCGGATGTGCAGCAGACCTTTATCGCGCGCTCCCGCATCATTCAATCGATGCGCCGCTATTTGGATTCGCTCGGTTACTTGGAAGTGGAGACGCCGACGCTGCATGCGATCGCGGGCGGTGCGGCGGCGCGGCCGTTCATCACGCATCATAACGCGCTCGATATGACTCTGTACATGCGGATTGCGATTGAGCTGCATTTGAAGCGTCTCATTGTCGGCGGCCTGGAAAAGGTCTATGAAATCGGACGCGTCTACCGCAATGAAGGGATTTCTACCCGCCATAATCCTGAATTTACGATGATCGAGCTGTACGAAGCGTATGCCGATTATGAAGATATCATGCGTCTGACGGAAAATATGATCGCGCATATCGCGCAAGAAGTGCTTGGTTCGATGAAGATCCGTTATCAGGGCCATGACATCGATCTGACTCCGCAATGGCGCCGCTTGTCGATGGTTGACGCGGTCAAGGAAGTAACCGGTGTTGACTTCTCGGTACAGATGACCGACGAAGAGGCGCATGCGCTGGCCAAGGAGCACAAAGTTCCGGTGGAGAATCACTTCACGTTTGGACATATTTTGAACGCCTTCTTCGAGCATTTCGTGGAAGAGACGTTGATCCAGCCGACCTTCATTACGGGGCACCCGGTGGAGATCTCGCCGCTGGCGAAGAAAAATGCGCAGGATCCGCGCTTCACGGATCGCTTCGAATTGTTCATCGTGGCCCGCGAGCATGCCAACGCGTTCACGGAGCTGAACGATCCGATCGACCAGCGCCAGCGCTTCGAGGCGCAGCTGGAAGAGCGCGAGCATGGCAACGACGAGGCGCATGAGATGGATGACGACTTCATCCGCGCCCTGGAATACGGCATGCCGCCGACAGGCGGACTGGGCATCGGGGTTGACCGCCTCGTTATGCTGCTGACCGATTCGCCTTCGATTCGCGATGTGCTGCTGTTCCCGCATATGCGCGACCGCAGCAATTCATAA